Within the Candidatus Zixiibacteriota bacterium genome, the region ATCCAAAGAAAAAAGAATGCAGATCATCAAAGATGAACTCACCGAGCTCAAAAATAAATATGGCGATCCTCGTCGGACCATGGTTACCGACGAAGAGGAGGAATTCTCGCTCGAGGATTTGATCGCCGAGGAAGATATGGTTATCACGATTACGCATGGCGGATATATCAAGCGTATCTCTACTTCCGCCTACCGCCGTCAAAAACGTGGCGGGCGCGGTGTGATCGGTATGGAGGTCAAAAAAGAGGATGTGATCGAGCACCTCTTCGTCGCCTCCACCCACGACTATATCCTCTTCTTCACCAATTTCGGCAAGGTCTACTGGATCAAGGTCCATGCCCTTCCGATCGGGGGCCGGATGTCCAAGGGTCGTCCGATCGTCAACCTGCTGAATCTCCAGCCGGGTGAATCGATTCGCGCCTTCCAGCCGGTACGTGAGTTCGAAGAGGGACTCTATATCGTCATGTCTACCCGCAAGGGCCAGGTCAAAAAGACCGAGTTGACAGCTTTCTCGCATCCTCGGCGCGACGGCATCATCGCCATGACCATACCGGAAGGCTCCGACGATGAACTGATCGAGGCCGGGCTGACCGACGGAACCTCTGAGATCATTTTAGCCACTCGCGAGGGGCAGGCAATTCGGTTTGGCGAAGATAAAGTACGCGCCATGGGCCGTACAGCATACGGAGTCAAAGGAATCAACCTCGGCAAAAATGACTATGTTATCAGTATGGTGGTCGTTCGCCGGATGACCACTCTTTTGTCTGTCACTGAAAACGGCTACGGCAAACGTTCGAATATTGTTGATTATCGAATCACCAACCGCGGTGGAAAAGGAGTAAAGAATATTAAGGCCAGCGACCGCAACGGCAAGGTTGTGGCGGTAAGAGAAGTAGTCGATCAGGATGAACTGATGATCATCACCAACAAAGGAATCGTAATCAGAACCCAGATCAGTTCGATCCGTACGATCGGCCGCAACACCCAGGGCGTCAAACTGATCAACCTCGACAAAGACGACAAGGTGATCGATGTGGCCCGGGTGGTTTCCGCTAAACAGGAAGAAGAAGGCGCCGAAGGCTGATCGCTATAAAAATGCATTCAAAATAAGGCAGGTTCAATATATGGCCTGCCTTTTTATTTTGTTGTAACCCGCAGGTTTATCCGGAGTGTACGTTTTACGCGAAGCATTGCGAAACAGCAGATGAAGTATTTTCCAGAGTTGCAGTTGCATCAGGCCTTGATTTGCGACAGCAAGTCGGAAATTGTGACCTGGCGCGTTCAGTCTGCCAGGCCACACCACCGAATTAAAGTCAGTGCCAGGACCTGTCAGAACAAACGATGAGACCTACCTCTAAGAAAAGTAGTCAGGCTACCCTGATTCTGCAACTCACACAGGCCGGGGATACAATTGTAAGGCCCCCAAATCAGCACAACCACACTGGGCTGGATATATATAAAGTCGACAGGAGTCGGCAGGATAAAAGCCTCGCCCTGAGACCAGAGGTAGTTAACTACAACTTCAATTCTAACAGGTTGCAGTCGTGCACACGCTTGAATCTCTTACGGATCATTTCCGTATCGTCGCCGGTGTAATGCGCCAGCACATGTACCGGTTTCAGGTCTGCGATTGAACTCTTGAGCACTTCAGACTGCTCATCGAAATCCATGTAGACATGCAGATACGACATGACTTTTCTGAAGCCATTGCGTTTGTACCAGGCCAAAACGAAGTCATCGTCACGGGTGTACGCTTCGAACCTCTTGATCTTCTTTTCACGAGCCCGCCAAGCCGCCTCATCGAGCAGTTTCGTAGCCAGCTTCTGTCTGCGATATTCAGGCCTGACCGCAAGATTCCAGATCATCCCCGCCGGAAACTCGCCCTCACGGCAGATATCGCATGGCACGAACTCACATTCGATTTCAATCAGCCCGGCTATCCTTCCCCCATCAACCGCCACCAAATCGATCAGCGGATTGTCGTACGAGGCTTTTCTCAACTGGACATCATCGTGGTACGCCGAATCAAAAAAAGACAGCAGTCTGCATTTCAGCCAGCCGGGTTCATCTTCAGGTTTGTATTCACGTATTTTAATCATGGTGTCTGCTTGTTTATTGAAAAGACAAACTGTATCGACAGAAATTAAAAGTCAATTAAAAAACTATGCGCGTTGAAATCTGTCATAGTTTTTGCCTGACCGCTGTTCATCAGATGATATTTTATACATCTGCTGTAATAATCCGGATCAAGGATTGAGAATGCTCTGGACTTTATGAAGTAGTTTTATTCTTCAGTTTTCGAATTTGATTGAGAGGATTTTAAAGACTTTTTGAACCTTTTACCGATCGAGAGAGTAACAAAATTCAGCAGTGATAAAACCAGAGCGATTTCATACTTGCCCCAGGCAACCGCAACCCCGATGGCACCGACATTCCAGATACTTGCGGCTGTGGCCGTTCCTGACACTGATCCTTTGGTCTTGAGGATTGCTCCACCACCGATAAATCCAATACCAGTAGCGATTCCGTAGATGACTCGCGATTCGGCATCGGTAGTCGAGAGCACATCAATCCCGATCAGCATGAATCCACAGGAAGCTACCGCAACCAGTGGGAAGGTACGCAATCCGGCGCTTTTGACACTGGATTCGCGGTTGAGCG harbors:
- a CDS encoding GNAT family N-acetyltransferase, producing the protein MIKIREYKPEDEPGWLKCRLLSFFDSAYHDDVQLRKASYDNPLIDLVAVDGGRIAGLIEIECEFVPCDICREGEFPAGMIWNLAVRPEYRRQKLATKLLDEAAWRAREKKIKRFEAYTRDDDFVLAWYKRNGFRKVMSYLHVYMDFDEQSEVLKSSIADLKPVHVLAHYTGDDTEMIRKRFKRVHDCNLLELKL
- a CDS encoding MgtC/SapB family protein encodes the protein MELNWSLMLHNLYHLAIAYALALPIALNRESSVKSAGLRTFPLVAVASCGFMLIGIDVLSTTDAESRVIYGIATGIGFIGGGAILKTKGSVSGTATAASIWNVGAIGVAVAWGKYEIALVLSLLNFVTLSIGKRFKKSLKSSQSNSKTEE